The genomic DNA GATTCAGGTTGAACGGTTTTTCCTTGAGGCCGTAATATTCAGTATACATAAGATTCTTCAGAATTTAAGGATCCAAGAGGCCAAGTGATTCTTCTAAGAAGCCATCCCTCGTATCCACACCTTCCACTCGAACCCTTTCTTACAGCAGGGTTCAAGGGTCCAAGGGGTCAAGGGGCCAAGTGACTCTCCCAAAAAACCATCCCTCGTATCGGAACTTCCTCACTTGAACCCTCGAACCCTAGACCACTCGGACCCTTTCTTTTACAACAGCCGGCTCAACATCATCCGTGTAAGATATGCTGTCCTGTCAAGCCCCTTAAAAGCCACAACAATACCTGCAAAGCAAAGAATAAAACCTACCGCAATAGAGAGGCCCATCAGCAGGCCTTTTCGTTTCATGGCCCTGCGTTCCGCCTCAGTGTATCGGATCGGCATGCTGAGCAGGACTGGGAGTCCCAGGGCCTGCTCCAGTTCATCCGGGTCTTTGAAGGATGTATCCAGCATCTCCACGAGATACCCTGTTCCAATCCCGAGCCCGACGGCGAGAACCAGGGTCAGCAAGAAAATTCTGGGAATGTCGGGTTCCACAGGCAATTCCGGCATCCTCGCAGGGTCAAGAACCGTGAACTGCTCACCTTTCTGTTTTCTTTCCATGCTGACGGCGATCTCCGCCTCCAGCTTTCTGTTCAGCACCGAATTATAGATATTCCTGAGGTTGTCATAGTCTCTTTTCAAAGAAAGGAGTTCCTGTTCCCGCTTGGGAGTATTTTCCACATAAGTCTGGTACCTGGCGATCTGGGCCTTGGTTTTCGCGATCTCTGAGCGCAAGGCGGATATTTCCAGGACCAACTCCCTCAACTGCTTCTCCATGGGAGTCTCTTCCGCCGGACCTTTCTTTATCGTTTCGGCGGGTCCACCCGGGCCACCCTGCTGTCGCTGCTCGATATCGGCGATCATCTTTTTCAACCGGATCACATCAGGATGGTTCTCGGTGTATTTCGCCTGGAGTGCTGCAAGCTGGTTCCGAAGGACCGTTATGTCCCTGGGAACCCCTTCTCCTGACTTGGAGACCACCACTTCAGACTCCCGGATCCGCCGACCGGCCTCCGCTATCTCTTTCTGCAACATGATTCTCCGGTTTTCGGCATCCCGGAGATTGTTCTGTAGTTGATCCAGTTGCCCCTGGAGCCGTTCAAGGATCTTGAGGTTGGAGTCCAGTTGCTCGGGAAGCCCTCCCATGTACCGCTCCCGGTAATCCTTGAGTTCCTGTTCTTTCTGGTCGAGTTTTCTCTTGAGTCCGGCCAGCTCATCAGCCAGAAAATCCGATGTGCCAAGGGCCTGTGCCTCCCGGATCTTGAGATTTTCGGTGATAAAATTGGAGGCAAGGGCATTGGTGACTACCATGGCGGTTTTCGGATCACTGTCCCGGAAAGCTATTGTGAAGGCTCCGGCCTCCTTTCTTCTCCCCCCCCTGCTCACCTCTATGTTGATCCGCTTTCTCATTCTCTCGACTTTCTCAAACAAGGAGATATCTCCGTCCTGGAAGAGATGATACTGCTTGATGATTTTTTCCAGGTTGGTGCGACTCATCACCTGCTGAGAGATGGTCATCAATCTTGAGTCCAGGTCGGTCGAAACGATCTCCTGGACGTAATTTTCCGGGACCTTTTGGCGTTGAACCAGAATCAGGGTCTCGGCTTCGTAAATACTGGGAGCCCATAAAATGTAAGAAAAACCTCCGAGGACAACCAGGAGAAAGGGGATGATCATCCAGTACTTTCGCCGGTCTGCCATGTCCAGGTATCTCGTAAGATCAAATTGTTCCATGAATAACCTCGATGGAAATCAACCGCCATTCCAATCTGAACGGCTTGAGGGTTCAGAGGGGCAAGGGTTCAAGTGAATCATTTTACTGAAATCCTTTTCCTTCACTCGACTCCTGGACCCATTGGATCCTTGAACCCTGACTTATACGAGGGTCCGAGGGGCCAAGGGGTCAAGTGAAAAAGCGTAGAGGCTGGCTTATAAGCCTCCAACAACCACTTGAACCCTAATCAAAAAACGATCGAACTAAAGTCTTCGCCTGAAGCCGCAGATTTCTAGCATTCCCAGAATAGGCATCAAAATAAAGTCCCATCCCCGGCAATCTATTGAGAAACCGGTTTTTCATGCCGAGGAATTACTTCATATTCCTATGTTTCGGCAAAACTTAAAGCTAACTTTAACTGGAAATAACTATAACACAATCAGGGTGTATACGGTAGGGAACATTGATTGATTCTGGTTGGCGTTTTTGACTGGTCGTATCATTGAGTGCACATGAATTCCTTCGATATCTAACCGATTAAAAGGATTCAAGGGGTCAAGGGGTCAAGGGGCCAAGTGATTCCCCCAAAAACCATCCCTCGTATCGGAACTTTCTCACTTGAACCCTCGAACCCTAGACCACTCGGACCCTCTCTTACAACAGGATTCAAGGGGTCAAGGGGCCTAGGGGTCAAGTGATTCCCCTAAAAACCATCCCTCGTATCGGAACTTCTTCACTTGAACCCTCGAACCCTCGGCCACTCGAACCCTCTCTTACAACAGGATTCAAGGATCCAAGGGGCCTAGGGGCCAAGTGGTTCTCCCCAAAAACCATCCCTCGTATCGGAACTTCCTCACTTGAACCCTCGAACCCTAGACCACTCGGACCCTCTCTTATGGACCCTTTCTTATTCTGTCTACCATCTGAAAAGCCGACTGCCCCTGAGTGTCAACATTACCTTGTTGACCGTGTAGTCCTCCGTATTGATATCGTCGTCCCTATCAGCTCGGCTGTAATCAAGAGAAAGGGCAAACCATCGCATAAAATTCCAACTCAGGCCGAGATTTCCCCGGAAGGTATTCCACTTCCTGTTGCTCTGGTCCTCCTTGTCCCATCTGAATCGAGCCCCTGCGTTTGCGGACAGGGATTCCAGGAGTTGGTAGTGCATCGTGACTCCCCCGCTCCGAAACCGGGTGAATCCTCTTCTTTCCGCATCCTGATAGGATTCACTCCAGCCCCCCTGCCCAATCAATTGAACATCACCCCGCTCAAAACGCCGGCTTAAAGAGACGCTGTAATCAAGCCCACTTTCATCAGGAGTTCGAGTATTTTTCTGGACAAAATAGCCCGCGCTGGCCGTCAAGGTCGTATTGGGAGAAAATGTATGGGTGATTCCGACATTCCCGTCATGGACATCATAATCCTCGGAATTCCCTTCAAAATCCCGTGTGGAATAAGTATAACTTACGAAACCGGTGCTATGTGGATTAAAGCGGTGCAGGTACTTGATTCCTGACTCATACCCATCATAGTCATCGCCAGGTTGAGAGGTGTCGTCCCGCCAGAAATCCGCCTTTATGTACCGGCCGGTCAATTCCAGGCCGTGCTTTTCATTGAACCAATACGTGAGGGTACTGAAGGCGTTCTGGCTCAGGCTGTCATCGATGGTGAGATCTTCATTCTCCAGGCGGGATTGCCCGTAACCGACTGAAAGGACGTTTTCGGGGCCGAAGGTGAATCGCAGGGTAACATTGCCGTTGTTTCGCCAGTAAGTATTCCGGGTATTCCTTACGCCCTGGATATCTTCCTGTTCTTCAATGGGCTCTTCCGATCTCGTATAAGAATCCGAAAAGACCAACTCCAGATTCGGTCCCAGTTCATGTCGGAGATTCAGCCGGCCGGAATGCCTGACGGTATCGTTCCGGCTGTACTTATTATAACGCACAAAGGAGGGGGAATAATGAAGTGCCAGTTCTGTCTTCTCTGAGCGCAGGGAGAGATCGAACCCCGGTGAAACCGACGTGATATAATCCGATCGTTCATTCGTGCTGTTCAGGTAAATATTGTCATTGTAAGTTTCGCTTACCGTGATGCTGGGAGTGAAATCGACCTGATTTCCACAAAAGGAGACCGGCGGCGCCAGTAAGCAGCCCAGTATTACCGGGAACCAAATGAAGAGAACCTTCCTGACCGATGAAACTCGATCCTTGCTCATCTTTCCCCCTCCTCTTTGCCTTACACTCCTATGTTTACCCCCCAGACCTTCCTCAGGGGACCACAATCGTATCACCCGGTTTTAAAATTACATTCTGTTCGATATTTTTTCCCGCAATGTATTCCTTGTAATTGAAATGAAGCTGGGTCTCCTTGCCCCCTTCTCTTCGAATAATCAGGACGTTTTTCTCATCCGCCCATTCCGCAAAACCACCCGCGTTGGAGAGGGCTTGCAAAACCGTCATGTCGGGCGCCAGACCGTAAGGTCCGGGTCTGACCACCTTCCCGATAGTATAGATGATTCGGCTTCTACTCTCTTTGACAATCACTGTAACTTCAGGTGCCGTGATATAGTTCTTTAGTTTCTCGGTGATGGTATCTTTCAACTCAGTAACGGTTTTTCCTTCCGCCATGATCTCACCGATCAAGGGAAATGTAATCCTGCCATCAGGCATCACTGTGATATCCCTGGTAAGCTCCGTTTCCTTCCACACGAAAATGTTCAGGAGATCGTTGGGGCCGATGAGGTAATGTGAGTCCCCGTCCTTGGGCTGGGACTGGGCGGCGGCTTGAATCAAAGGAAAGGTGGTGAGAAAGCAAAAAACGGCCAAAATAATCCCCAAAGAAAATCTCTTTTTGCTGTTCTTCCGGTGTTTCATCGGCTGCTGTTCTTCCGGTGTTTCATCGGCTGGTTCACCTCCTCATCGGGGATTTGATGTATCATTAAATGCAACGAATCAACTCCCCTGGGGTTTTTCTATACCCAGATTGATTACCTTGTACCACAATGCCTTATAACTGATTTTTAAAATTTTTGCAGCCTCAGTTTTGTTCCATCCCGTCATTCTCAATGCGTGAAGGATTGCCTTCCTCTCAATATACTCAGTAGCCTTTCGCTTGACTTCCTTTAGGGCCAAAGGCCCCTTTTCCGACTCATCTCCCGGGACCAGTGCCTCAGCCGGTTGTGCCGAGGAATCTCCACCCCCCGCGCCCACCTCACCGATGATATTCCTTTCCAGCCCT from Deltaproteobacteria bacterium includes the following:
- a CDS encoding outer membrane beta-barrel protein produces the protein MSKDRVSSVRKVLFIWFPVILGCLLAPPVSFCGNQVDFTPSITVSETYNDNIYLNSTNERSDYITSVSPGFDLSLRSEKTELALHYSPSFVRYNKYSRNDTVRHSGRLNLRHELGPNLELVFSDSYTRSEEPIEEQEDIQGVRNTRNTYWRNNGNVTLRFTFGPENVLSVGYGQSRLENEDLTIDDSLSQNAFSTLTYWFNEKHGLELTGRYIKADFWRDDTSQPGDDYDGYESGIKYLHRFNPHSTGFVSYTYSTRDFEGNSEDYDVHDGNVGITHTFSPNTTLTASAGYFVQKNTRTPDESGLDYSVSLSRRFERGDVQLIGQGGWSESYQDAERRGFTRFRSGGVTMHYQLLESLSANAGARFRWDKEDQSNRKWNTFRGNLGLSWNFMRWFALSLDYSRADRDDDINTEDYTVNKVMLTLRGSRLFRW
- a CDS encoding polysaccharide biosynthesis/export family protein — encoded protein: MKHRKNSKKRFSLGIILAVFCFLTTFPLIQAAAQSQPKDGDSHYLIGPNDLLNIFVWKETELTRDITVMPDGRITFPLIGEIMAEGKTVTELKDTITEKLKNYITAPEVTVIVKESRSRIIYTIGKVVRPGPYGLAPDMTVLQALSNAGGFAEWADEKNVLIIRREGGKETQLHFNYKEYIAGKNIEQNVILKPGDTIVVP
- a CDS encoding protein GumC — translated: MEQFDLTRYLDMADRRKYWMIIPFLLVVLGGFSYILWAPSIYEAETLILVQRQKVPENYVQEIVSTDLDSRLMTISQQVMSRTNLEKIIKQYHLFQDGDISLFEKVERMRKRINIEVSRGGRRKEAGAFTIAFRDSDPKTAMVVTNALASNFITENLKIREAQALGTSDFLADELAGLKRKLDQKEQELKDYRERYMGGLPEQLDSNLKILERLQGQLDQLQNNLRDAENRRIMLQKEIAEAGRRIRESEVVVSKSGEGVPRDITVLRNQLAALQAKYTENHPDVIRLKKMIADIEQRQQGGPGGPAETIKKGPAEETPMEKQLRELVLEISALRSEIAKTKAQIARYQTYVENTPKREQELLSLKRDYDNLRNIYNSVLNRKLEAEIAVSMERKQKGEQFTVLDPARMPELPVEPDIPRIFLLTLVLAVGLGIGTGYLVEMLDTSFKDPDELEQALGLPVLLSMPIRYTEAERRAMKRKGLLMGLSIAVGFILCFAGIVVAFKGLDRTAYLTRMMLSRLL